DNA sequence from the Paenibacillus azoreducens genome:
TTTGTAGCCAATAATGATAAGGCGAAAATGGCCTCTCTGCTCGATTCTGCGATAACGCAGCATTTCGACCTGATTTTGACCGACCATGGCGACGCGCTGCTGCAGCCGGGTGTTCAAAAAGCGGTCGCTCAAAAGATACCTGTCGTCGTATTTGACGCCGACGTGCATGTGGCCGGAGCCACGACGTTGTCCCAGGACGATCAGAAAATGGCCGAACTGACGCTGGAGCAACTGAAAAAGGACCTTGGCGGCAAAGGCAATATCGTAAAAGTCTGGGTGGCGGGTTTTGCGCCGATGGAGCGCCGCCAAATTTCATACGGCAAATTCATGAAGGAAAATCCGGATATCAAAGAAATCGCGGCATTCGGTACGGCACAAAATGCGGCGCTCGATACGCAAACGCAAATGGAAGCCATTTTGAAGCAATATCCCAAAGGCGAAATTTCGGCGGTATGGGCTGCCTGGGATGAATTCGCCAAAGGTGCCGCCCGTGCGATCCAGCAAGCCGGACGTGACGAAATCAAAGTATACGGCATCGATATGAGCGACGAGGATTTGCAAATGATTCAGGATCCGAAGAACCCATGGGTTGCCTCCGCTGCGGTCGATCCAAAGGACATCGGGCGCGTCCAGGTGAGATACGGGTACCAAAAGCTGCATGGCGACAAAACGGAAGACGAAGTGGTGCTGCAGCCGGTATACGTCTCCCGGGACGCTTTGCCTAAAGAGCAAATTTCAACGACGGAGCTGTCCAAATACGTAAAAGGCTGGGGCGAAAGCAAACAGGGCCTGGCGGACTGGATGGAGGAATACGGCAAGTAACAGCTGGCGAAAGTCAGGCGGAAATGCCGGAGGGCCGTGCTTAGCACGGTCTTTTCGATTATTGAACAGGAGGCCGCTATATGACAGCTTCATACCGATTGGAAATGAAAAAGATCAGCAAATCTTTTGGCGGCGTACC
Encoded proteins:
- a CDS encoding sugar ABC transporter substrate-binding protein; this encodes MRFSRKRKAVLFSLLMVLAILASACGQKNDSGVGGEAGAAGSGSDKPLAGKRVALIMEFNTGTFSQQYVQGITEEVEKFGGKLTKFVANNDKAKMASLLDSAITQHFDLILTDHGDALLQPGVQKAVAQKIPVVVFDADVHVAGATTLSQDDQKMAELTLEQLKKDLGGKGNIVKVWVAGFAPMERRQISYGKFMKENPDIKEIAAFGTAQNAALDTQTQMEAILKQYPKGEISAVWAAWDEFAKGAARAIQQAGRDEIKVYGIDMSDEDLQMIQDPKNPWVASAAVDPKDIGRVQVRYGYQKLHGDKTEDEVVLQPVYVSRDALPKEQISTTELSKYVKGWGESKQGLADWMEEYGK